Proteins encoded in a region of the Scyliorhinus torazame isolate Kashiwa2021f chromosome 1, sScyTor2.1, whole genome shotgun sequence genome:
- the LOC140421266 gene encoding somatostatin receptor type 1-like, translated as MVVIQSIYAVVCLVGLVGNSMVIFVILRYAKMKTATNIYILNLAIADELFMLSVPFLSAAAALQRWPFGSLMCRTVLSVDGINQFTSVFCLTVLSVDRYVAVVHPIKAARYRRPTVAKAINVCVWLLSLLVILPIIVFAGTTPARGGGLVCNFLWPRPSWSVAFVLYTFLLGFLLPVCAICLCYVLIILKLRGVALRAGWQQRRRSERKLTRMVLMVVAVFVLCWMPFYAVQLAGVFLARLDTTLTHLCLILSYANSCANPILYGFLSDNFRRSFQRILCFRWLEDGTEEPVDYCAPSPRSKVCKPLEFQPENIASDPVYRNGTCTSRTTVL; from the coding sequence atggTGGTGATCCAGTCCATCTACGCCGTGGTGTGCCTAGTGGGGCTGGTGGGCAACTCCATGGTCATCTTCGTCATCCTGCGCTACGCCAAGATGAAGACCGCGACCAACATCTACATCCTGAACCTGGCGATCGCCGACGAGCTGTTCATGCTGAGCGTGCCCTTCCTGTCGGCGGCCGCCGCGCTGCAGCGCTGGCCCTTCGGCTCGCTCATGTGCCGCACCGTGCTGAGCGTGGACGGCATCAACCAGTTCACCAGCGTCTTCTGCCTGACCGTGCTGAGCGTCGACCGCTACGTGGCGGTGGTGCACCCCATCAAGGCGGCCCGCTACCGGCGGCCCACCGTGGCCAAGGCCATCAACGTGTGCGTGTGGCTGCTCTCGCTGCTGGTCATCCTGCCCATCATCGTGTTCGCCGGCACGACGCCGGCCCGGGGCGGCGGCCTGGTCTGCAACTTCCTGTGGCCGCGGCCCTCGTGGTCGGTGGCCTTCGTCCTCTACACCTTCCTGCTGGGCTTCCTGCTGCCCGTGTGCGCCATCTGCCTCTGCTACGTGCTCATCATCCTCAAGCTGCGCGGGGTGGCGCTGCGGGCCGGCTGGCAGCAGCGGCGCCGCTCCGAGCGCAAGCTGACGCGCATGGTGCTGATGGTGGTGGCCGTGTTCGTCCTCTGCTGGATGCCCTTCTACGCCGTGCAGCTGGCCGGCGTCTTCCTGGCCCGcctcgacaccaccctcacccacctctgCCTCATCCTCAGCTACGCCAACAGCTGCGCCAACCCCATCCTCTACGGCTTCCTCTCCGACAACTTCAGGCGCTCCTTCCAGCGCATCCTCTGCTTCCGCTGGCTGGAGGACGGCACCGAGGAGCCGGTGGATTACtgcgccccctcccccaggagcaAGGTGTGCAAGCCGCTGGAATTCCAGCCCGAAAACATTGCCTCGGACCCCGTGTACAGGAACGGGACCTGCACCTCCAGAACAACCGTGTTGTGA